The sequence GGAACGTGTTTATCAGCTTCGGATGGGTGACATGCTGCGAGTACGATTTCGTAATGATCACCGAAGTTTTGGACAGGTTTGGTGAGGGTCTGGATAGCTTCCACTGCATGACTAACCTCACCGAAGAACAACTGTGGACGGTGATGAGTCGTGCGCCAAACCTCCAGCAGCTGGTAGTCGGATGGGATGATAAGGCCGTGAATCAACTGGGGCTCAACTTTCCGGTGTTGAAGCATCTGACGGACTTGGGATCGTTGGGCAATGTGCTGAAGATCCCAAGCCTGAACGTACCAAAGTTAGTTCACCTGAGTGCAAACTTCACCAAACGAACGGACGCGGAAGCATCGATGGCAGCTCTACATCGGTTGGGTCAACAACTGAAGAGCTTGGAACTGTTTTCAACAGAATATTTCATTCCAATCAGCAAGCTTCAATTTCCTAATGTTAGGGTACTAAAACTGAAAGGGAATATTTGTGAGGCGGCTAGTGATTGTGCATTGGGACGTTTCTTTGCCGGATTCCGGATTTTGAAAGAAGCTAAACTGTATTTCGATGTTAAAGTGTCGGTGCTGGAAATAATAACAAAGACTCATCCGGAGATTGAAAAATTgcatttcgaaaattttccattgaaGTTGCATTCATTTCGCTTGTTGAGTCAACTGAGTTATTTGAAGGTGAGACGACTAAAAATCTACCTCAGTCAACAATTTCATACTAAcacttatttatttttcatcagAATTTGAGCATCGTTGGAAGCATCGAATCCCGCATTAGTTTGAAATGCAAACCATTAGTAAAGGTTGAAAAGTTTTGCTTGGAATTGTACAACCTGATGACAAGCATGAGCGGCGAAGCCAGTGTCATTCGAAGTTTTCGGAAACTGCTACCCAATGTAACTGATATGAGCATAATACTGACGGAACATAACACACCCAAGTGTGTTCTGGAGCATGTCTGCCGTAATTTTCCCCACTTAAAGAAGCTTACTATTACCAGCGACCATAAATATTGTCAGATCAGTAGTTTGGAAGCTCTGCGTCACCTGGATTGTCTGGAAGAACTTACCCTCAAGTGCATCCACACCACGATGTCGCTAATGCTGCCGAACAAATGTTTGCGGCGACTGACGATCGACGATTGTCCCCTATTGATCGACGAAGACCTCCTAATGCTCTCGGAGTCGTATCCGAACCTGAAGTATCTGGAGCTGGCCTGGTGGCGTAGCACCCAAGTGACGTCGTGGGGCGTGGAAGAGTTCCGATCACGTCTGACGGACTGTGTAGTGCACTGCGTTCAGTATGCAATCAGTTTCATGGAGGATATCCGCACAACCTCCGAAGCGAGGCGATTGATATACAGTCACTTTGCCGAGTTGCTTCATCCTCAGGTTTGAATCGAATTGTGGTTTGGGGCAGCAATGCACGTCACAATGCTTTTCAAATGACGTCCGACCATCATATTTCACTCGCAATGCCATATTTTACCCATTTTGCAAATAACCTTTTTTCCGTTGAATTGAAGAGAAAACATTAGGATCGCTTGCCAGTTGTTTTTAATCAACGATGATATTAAAGTCCTACATAATTGAAAGTTTCCCATGCCATATTATAAACTAGCAATTATAAACCgaaccaaataaaaataacaacttGAATCACGCaatgtttaaaagttatgattttcAAGTGAAATAATAGCCTTCCAGTATTGCTTtgcaataaaataattaaatatttccTCGAGCATGTAAAAAGCCAACATATGCGTTACggagtcataaaattattccCAAAACTAACGCCTCTAGCTGTGGAATGCTGAGTCGTTTTAATTTTAGTACACATTGAAGTGGAAGCACTAAGTCAAACATTTTAAAAGATCACTTAACATCAATTTCTTAGATACTATCCGATGATAATAACATCATAGCCCGGAAAAAATCACTCAAACTTCATCAGTATGTTGTCAGTGTTCTCGTTGTGGGtgttttttcaacatattaaaaaaatcatcggTTTTAAATAACATTGAAATACACGACAATTAAGCTCATGATAATTGATTATATTATTTATTGTGGTTGTTGTGAACACAATCATGCTAGTCCCGCAATTATCATCTCAAGCTCAAGATTTCTGAATCGGTTCATTTATTGTTCAGCTCACACTTTATTATCATTCAAGCTTATTTCGATTTCCATGCCCGTTTGAAAACCAGACACAGATTGCTGCTTTCAGTAGAGCAATCTGTTCCAAAAAAAACATCGTTTCAATTCTAATTTCCAATCGAGCATGGCATCTCGGAGGTAAATTGGCGATGCCCCTGACGTATTGAAACAATTGACTTTAATTCCAGCGGGTGGTTTCTAGAGGTCTTGCAGATAATCACAATAAGCTGCAGAAAAAACTACGACCGGTGAGAAACGATTTTTAAACAAGGTTTTTAATTTCCAATATGCATTGATAGCGGCCTTGGCCAAGTGCGAAGCTGCTGAAATATACACGTCCcagaataaattctttttcgattaAAACGCGAAATGTAACTATAAATATGAGCAACGTTAAGATTTATGATCGCTATGAACTAAGcaacattttgttttaaaaatagtgttttaaaaatatgcaaGAGTCAGTTTGGATAAGTTGAAAGttcttgaaaattaattataaaatACTTAAAGGAAAAAGATCCTTTTTGTTCATCATTAGCAATTTTTATGCAAAACATTGTTTTCTCATTAGAGTGAACTTTCAAAACAGTATTAAATTTATTGTGGCGGCGTTGATGTAGTCGCAATCAATCCTCGAAAGTGGATCAAAGCCATTTTAAACCAACTATTACACTGTTTGTCGGACGACAAGGGGGAAATGGCCAAAAATGGAATAGCTAAATAAATAAAGTAATAATGAAAACCATTTGAgcaaacgcaaaggggtgtaagtgacaaaaagttggttttgagaaaaaattgtgcaaagttttccaatatttttttgctttaTGCAAATTGTATGGAAGTTAAAAAAGttactaattttctgtgaattttcacattttttataaacatcgtacagactatatcaacatattgccgcaaagctcgagagacaaagtatgttttgctgtagtcaactcaattttaaccaaaatgtcacttacacccctctgcttctaaccccctcattTGTTTATCATTTATCACACTCTGGAATTTGGCCacaaaatgtattttattttattcagaaCTTCAGTTTTTTATTGTATTGTGCCgtttaaaatattaaataaaaattaggTCCTACTGTCTTCGAAAGGTAAATTGTGTGTTGTATGTTGAAATGATTTGATATTAAAATTTATATTGAAGCATAATGCCGTCTACAAACAAATAATTCACCTCGGATTGTCCTCGGCTGACGATCATTTCAGAACGGTGTATTGTAAATGCTGCAAGTAACGAGTTTCATTGTCTTTCGATCATTGCGTTGACATAAGGGAATCGTGGTGGTGTCTTTCAGATGCCTTCCAaccttgaaaataaaaatgcattttagaccATTCTCCCCCGTTACATATCGACCAACCATATTTTGTAAGCGGCTTTCTGACAAGTTATGATTTATCGACCTATTTTCACCACTTTCTCGGATAGTGCAGAAACAATTTTTGCCAACTGTCATCTAGCGGCAGTTTTTAGCATTAATCTTAATTAGTGTGTTAATTGTGAACCTGCGAGGCTTTTTTTCGTCTCGAGCAGCTCTCGATTTGCATGCCCGCCAGAGGAGACGTGCCAAGATCATTTTTCACTGTCTCAATTACACGGTCAGTCGCGCGACGGTCGCGTGAAAGGCCCACGCGGCAGCAGTAGTGCGTTGCAATTTTTTCAAAGGTTTTTAATGGCTTTATTTCAGTTAGTCGACATGCTGTTTTCTCGCCGCCGTTTCTACACATTGTCATAAAtcaatttttgcatttttttattatttaaacaattattttcaTTCGGGGATTTGAGGACCAATACTTAGCTTTTGATTAGAATACGATTGCTTCTGCCATGTTACGATGATCAAGATTGATCGCTTGCACTTTAAATTTTGTGTTATTaagaataattttatttctacaTCATTTTTTTGGCAACTGTGAAAGTCCATAAATTTATTTCGCAAAACTCATATGGCTCAGCGAGAAATAGTAAAACTTTTCTTTCACGAATTTCGAATAATTAAGTTCAAGAATTAAACTGATATTCCCAGGTAACAcacaaaacatgttttgaaattcgAGTTTAAAAAGTGTTAACACAATAGTGATAATTGCTTACTTTCGTCAAATTTGAACTCTAGTTATAAGAATAAAGGTTACGAGAATGTTCATTTTACTTCAACGTAAGCCTAACTAAGTTAAAATTTGtctcaaaaaaaatccacaTTATTCTTCTTCCAACTcataataataaaacttttcGAAATAAAGTCTAACAGGAATTCTGTGCAAAGGACTTATCACAACTCAttttcacttctcgtttctcattctcgcttctcactccttacttttcacgtctcacttcccacttctcacttctcactccttacttttcatttctcacttcccacttttcacttctcacttctcacttttcacttctcactcctcacttctcacttttcacttcttaccgTACACTTTTCATcattcacttctcacctctaaatgaccacttctcatttcactcttctcttttctcacttcacatttcttacttcccacttctcgcttctcacttcacacctcactcttcttactttttttattctcacatctcactttttacttctcactcctcaattGTCACTTCCGACTTTTAACTTCTTCAATCTTCTGTAgaaggccgcaggcttcgtggaaggctgcgtacacgatggctttttgcagttgaagaggacctgagggcgctcaatgttcagggcgactggaagcgattggcccaggatcgagtccagtggagaaggatactccattcggcgtaggttcatcgaagagctgtagcccatcaagtcaagtcaagtcaatCTTCTGTATACTGGGAAGCGAGAAAtgtctcattcctaatttctcacttcatacttcgcgcttcttacttctcaaaaaaatcttaagatttttttttaactgacACCATTTTGACAGTCTGTTGACTCCACGTCGACAACAAAACGCGGCCGGAAACGCCTGAAGAAAACAACACGTACCGACTCGTCAGGTTAGCAACACCCTGACCATTGATACGCTCACCAAATATTTGCAATCCCATGAATAAAATTAATCGTGGACCTTATGTAGAAATAATGATTTCTCCAGGCTGTACTAAGCTGCTCTGGAGattaaacaaaattctaaaatgcAAGCCTAAGCTCATTTTCCCTCTGATCAAcaacaataatggctctaaggatcgctcgATAACTCGTGTAGATAAGGCCAAAGTACGTTACCAATTCATTAGATCACCCAATTATCAGTCTATATGAAGCCGTCGTTAACGGGCTTGCGAACTTTCATAACACTCCGAACGACTTTCGGAGAAAAAATGGCGATATCAGCTAACGATCTGATGGACGCTTCGACCCTGAATCATGAACTCAAACACACGAGTGCTCCGTTTTTCGAGCACTTTTCGCTTAtttcaatcagtgtctccgaGTATTCGACTCAATTATTTCCCATTACCTTgtaagtcagcgaaagtcattcTTATATGGGAGTCTAGAAAGAATCCTTCTTCCCCAAAAAGTTATTCGCCAATCAGCCTTCTCTCAAAGTTATCCGATCTAtttgtacaccaactgacctgagCTACCAATATCCTCTTGcagaacaagtttgtctctaaAATCACCGCCATGGTCGTATTTGAAGTCAAAATGGACTTCGACAATGTTTGACATGATGGCATTATCtgcaaactacaacgctacaatcttcccagctacttGATGAAGATCACCCCCAACACAACTATCCGTCGGGCAGAATATTCCGAGTCTCAATCagtgtaggggaaggg comes from Armigeres subalbatus isolate Guangzhou_Male chromosome 2, GZ_Asu_2, whole genome shotgun sequence and encodes:
- the LOC134215129 gene encoding uncharacterized protein LOC134215129 encodes the protein MLTKVFIICFLPVFVSWWLFQTCCRMLRIARLIGAKRASYSKPPPKGPRLTDFPVELLEHIISFLPLSDRKSASLVCRLWNEVAFSRRFLRNVALKLTKSRRRCQCNHLQRSIRRYRNVFISFGWVTCCEYDFVMITEVLDRFGEGLDSFHCMTNLTEEQLWTVMSRAPNLQQLVVGWDDKAVNQLGLNFPVLKHLTDLGSLGNVLKIPSLNVPKLVHLSANFTKRTDAEASMAALHRLGQQLKSLELFSTEYFIPISKLQFPNVRVLKLKGNICEAASDCALGRFFAGFRILKEAKLYFDVKVSVLEIITKTHPEIEKLHFENFPLKLHSFRLLSQLSYLKNLSIVGSIESRISLKCKPLVKVEKFCLELYNLMTSMSGEASVIRSFRKLLPNVTDMSIILTEHNTPKCVLEHVCRNFPHLKKLTITSDHKYCQISSLEALRHLDCLEELTLKCIHTTMSLMLPNKCLRRLTIDDCPLLIDEDLLMLSESYPNLKYLELAWWRSTQVTSWGVEEFRSRLTDCVVHCVQYAISFMEDIRTTSEARRLIYSHFAELLHPQV